A stretch of Paenibacillus mucilaginosus 3016 DNA encodes these proteins:
- the purF gene encoding amidophosphoribosyltransferase, translating to MNEDAKGLVTGMRQGGNGQGQHDGAFPLWTGAYYNEGMGAGPNGLSDKLGEECGVFGVFGHPEAANLSYYGLHALQHRGQESSGICVAGEDAFNYHRGMGLVKEVFNNDNLGPMVGSYAIGHVRYSTAGESKLANAQPLVFKYREGDLAIATNGNLTNAPDIKKRLEREGSIFQTTSDTEVVAHLIARSKHDDIVEAVRDALLQIEGAYAFLFLTRDKLIAARDPHGLRPFVMGRLGDAYLFASESCAFDTVGGLYERDIQPGELLILNQRTGELTHDRFAEGKQRAVCAMEYIYFARPDSDIDEVNIHSARKRMGRQLAIESFVDADIVTGVPDSSISAAIGYAEQTGIPYELGLIKNRYTGRTFIQPSQELREQGVKMKLSAVRSIVHGKRVVMIDDSIVRGTTSLRIVNMLREAGATEVHVRISSPPFQNPCFYGIDTPNRGELIAAVKSVEEIRKAINADSLHFLSQEGLVNSIGGPAGEINRGHCTACFDNRYPTAIPDDAKIGCGCD from the coding sequence ATGAATGAGGATGCGAAAGGTCTGGTGACGGGAATGCGGCAAGGCGGCAATGGTCAAGGGCAACATGATGGTGCGTTCCCTCTCTGGACCGGAGCGTATTATAACGAAGGCATGGGGGCAGGTCCGAACGGCCTGTCCGACAAGCTGGGAGAAGAGTGCGGCGTATTCGGGGTGTTCGGTCACCCCGAGGCCGCCAATCTTTCGTATTACGGTCTTCATGCCCTGCAGCACCGGGGGCAGGAGAGTTCCGGCATTTGTGTGGCGGGCGAGGATGCGTTCAACTATCACCGCGGCATGGGTCTGGTCAAGGAAGTGTTCAACAACGATAACCTGGGACCGATGGTCGGCTCCTATGCGATTGGACATGTACGCTACTCGACGGCTGGAGAGAGCAAGCTGGCGAATGCCCAGCCGCTCGTGTTCAAGTACCGCGAGGGCGATCTCGCAATCGCTACGAACGGGAACCTGACGAATGCGCCGGACATCAAGAAGCGCCTGGAGCGGGAAGGCTCGATCTTCCAGACGACAAGCGACACGGAAGTTGTGGCGCATCTGATTGCCCGCTCGAAGCACGATGACATCGTCGAAGCGGTCCGGGACGCGCTGCTGCAGATCGAAGGCGCATATGCGTTCCTGTTCCTGACGCGGGACAAGCTCATCGCGGCGCGCGATCCGCACGGCCTGCGGCCATTCGTGATGGGGCGTCTGGGCGATGCGTATCTGTTTGCTTCGGAGTCCTGTGCGTTCGATACGGTCGGCGGTTTGTACGAGCGCGACATCCAGCCGGGTGAACTGCTGATTCTCAACCAGCGGACGGGCGAGCTGACGCACGACCGTTTCGCCGAAGGCAAGCAGCGGGCCGTCTGCGCGATGGAGTATATCTACTTCGCGCGTCCGGACAGCGACATCGACGAGGTGAACATCCACTCCGCCCGCAAGCGGATGGGGCGCCAGCTGGCGATCGAGTCGTTCGTCGACGCGGATATCGTCACCGGCGTGCCGGACTCGAGCATCTCGGCGGCGATCGGGTATGCGGAGCAGACGGGCATCCCTTACGAGCTCGGGCTGATCAAGAACCGCTACACGGGCCGGACGTTCATCCAGCCGAGCCAGGAGCTGCGCGAGCAGGGCGTGAAGATGAAGCTGTCCGCGGTGCGCAGCATCGTGCATGGCAAGCGAGTCGTCATGATCGACGACTCGATCGTGCGCGGCACGACTTCTCTGCGGATCGTGAACATGCTCCGCGAAGCGGGAGCAACCGAGGTGCACGTGCGGATCTCTTCGCCGCCGTTCCAGAACCCGTGCTTCTATGGGATCGATACCCCGAACCGCGGCGAGCTGATTGCCGCCGTGAAGTCGGTGGAGGAGATCCGCAAGGCGATCAACGCGGACTCGCTGCACTTCCTGAGCCAGGAAGGGCTCGTGAACTCGATCGGCGGCCCGGCGGGCGAGATCAACCGCGGCCACTGCACGGCGTGCTTCGACAACCGCTACCCGACGGCCATCCCGGACGACGCGAAGATCGGCTGCGGCTGCGATTAA
- a CDS encoding phosphoribosylaminoimidazolecarboxamide formyltransferase, with translation MSQTTNQKHEIELRYGMNPHQKQAKLISEGNLPITVVNGDPGFINLLDALNGFQLARELRRATGLPAAASFKHVSPAGAAVAAPLTPELAKAYFVEGLELSPLATAYARARGADRMSSFGDAVALSDVVDASTALLLKREVSDLVVAPGYTPEALEILKAKKNGGYLMLQIDPEYVPNPVETRTLFGLTLQQERNDAVIDASALERIVTENKDLPDNAKRDLLIALVTLKYTQSNSICYTLDGQTIGIGAGQQSRIHCTRLAGDKADRWYLRQHPTALNMKFRQGLSRAEQNNAIDLWLEEELTPVEQAAWEAAFEEVPARLTREEKREWLKGLQGVSYGSDAFLPFRDNLDRASRSGVKYVVQAGSSMRDEEVVKAANDYGMVMCYSGVRLFHH, from the coding sequence ATGAGCCAGACCACGAATCAGAAACATGAAATCGAGCTTCGCTACGGGATGAACCCGCATCAGAAGCAGGCGAAGCTGATCAGCGAAGGCAATCTGCCGATCACCGTCGTGAACGGCGACCCGGGCTTCATCAACCTCCTGGATGCCCTGAACGGCTTCCAGCTGGCACGTGAGCTGCGCCGTGCAACAGGCCTTCCGGCTGCTGCATCGTTCAAGCACGTGTCCCCAGCCGGTGCTGCGGTTGCTGCGCCCCTGACCCCTGAGCTCGCGAAGGCTTACTTCGTGGAAGGCCTTGAGCTGTCCCCTCTGGCAACGGCGTATGCCCGCGCCCGCGGAGCGGACCGCATGTCTTCTTTCGGCGATGCCGTGGCCCTCAGCGACGTCGTGGACGCTTCCACTGCCCTGCTGCTGAAGCGTGAAGTATCTGACCTCGTGGTGGCTCCAGGCTACACGCCGGAAGCCCTCGAGATCCTCAAGGCGAAGAAGAACGGTGGCTACCTCATGCTGCAGATCGATCCGGAGTATGTGCCGAATCCGGTGGAGACGCGCACGCTGTTCGGCCTGACGCTGCAGCAGGAGCGCAACGATGCGGTGATTGATGCTTCCGCGCTGGAGCGTATTGTAACCGAGAATAAGGATCTGCCTGACAATGCGAAGCGGGATCTGCTCATTGCCCTCGTGACGCTCAAATACACGCAGTCGAACTCCATCTGCTACACCCTGGACGGCCAGACGATCGGGATCGGTGCCGGCCAGCAGTCCCGGATTCACTGCACACGCCTGGCGGGTGACAAAGCGGACCGCTGGTACCTCCGCCAGCACCCGACGGCGCTGAATATGAAGTTCCGCCAAGGCCTCTCCCGCGCCGAGCAGAACAATGCCATCGACCTGTGGCTCGAAGAGGAGCTGACACCGGTGGAGCAGGCGGCTTGGGAAGCGGCTTTCGAGGAAGTGCCTGCCCGTCTGACCCGCGAAGAGAAGCGCGAATGGCTCAAAGGACTGCAAGGCGTATCTTACGGCTCCGACGCCTTCCTGCCGTTCCGTGATAACCTTGACCGTGCCAGCCGCAGCGGCGTGAAATACGTCGTTCAGGCGGGTAGCTCCATGCGTGATGAGGAAGTCGTAAAGGCCGCCAATGATTACGGCATGGTGATGTGCTACTCCGGCGTCCGTTTGTTCCACCACTAG
- a CDS encoding macrolide family glycosyltransferase — translation MAHVLMINLPAEGHVNPTVGLVKELTARGERVTYYCTEDFKERLEGAGAVVRTYKNYHQELMGAGRPGAEGFDARQMMNFMLHGAELMVKGILPEVRQESYDYVIYDSMCVAGWIIADILGLPKVCSSTTFMIGEEMQERMPALMKERFQPDRDSELYLKSQEPVKRMEQEYGLDLSSLQSVPGIVSHPGDLSVVFTSRMFQIAGERFDDTHRFVGPSIAKRADSGDFPFDELEGHTVIYISLGTVFNEMKGFYQACFDAFRDAEAKVVLSVGRKINLEELPEPPANFIVRPYVPQLEVLQHADVFFTHGGMNSTSEGLYYGVPLAVLPVSADQPMVAGRVAEFGAGIALDHSKVTPELLRETAEKLLGEASYKEKAEQIAASFREAGGASRAAEDILSWSRTLQPQVPQG, via the coding sequence ATGGCTCATGTATTGATGATCAATCTGCCGGCGGAAGGTCACGTCAATCCAACGGTAGGCCTCGTTAAGGAACTGACGGCACGAGGCGAACGGGTAACCTATTACTGCACCGAGGATTTCAAGGAAAGGCTCGAAGGAGCGGGCGCCGTTGTCCGGACTTACAAGAATTATCATCAGGAGCTGATGGGAGCGGGCCGGCCTGGAGCCGAAGGTTTCGATGCAAGACAGATGATGAATTTCATGCTGCATGGTGCGGAACTGATGGTGAAGGGGATTCTTCCCGAAGTACGCCAAGAATCTTACGATTACGTTATCTATGACAGCATGTGCGTGGCCGGCTGGATCATAGCCGATATACTGGGACTGCCGAAGGTGTGCTCCAGCACGACCTTCATGATTGGAGAGGAAATGCAGGAGCGGATGCCTGCGCTGATGAAGGAACGGTTCCAGCCGGACCGAGATTCGGAGCTGTATCTGAAGAGTCAGGAGCCGGTAAAGCGGATGGAACAGGAATACGGACTGGATCTCAGCTCTCTGCAAAGCGTGCCGGGCATCGTCTCGCATCCGGGTGACCTGTCGGTGGTGTTCACCTCCCGTATGTTTCAAATTGCGGGCGAGCGTTTTGACGATACGCACCGGTTTGTCGGTCCATCGATTGCCAAGCGGGCGGACAGCGGTGATTTTCCGTTCGACGAGCTCGAGGGCCATACCGTCATCTATATTTCGCTCGGCACCGTATTCAATGAAATGAAAGGCTTCTACCAGGCCTGCTTCGACGCCTTCCGGGATGCGGAGGCGAAGGTGGTGCTGTCGGTTGGGCGTAAAATCAACCTGGAAGAGCTGCCGGAGCCGCCGGCCAACTTCATCGTCCGTCCTTATGTGCCTCAACTGGAGGTGCTGCAGCATGCCGATGTGTTCTTCACCCACGGCGGGATGAACAGTACAAGCGAAGGGCTGTATTATGGGGTGCCGCTGGCTGTCCTTCCCGTATCCGCCGATCAGCCGATGGTCGCCGGACGTGTGGCTGAGTTCGGTGCGGGGATCGCCCTCGATCACAGCAAGGTAACTCCGGAACTGCTGCGGGAGACGGCGGAGAAGCTGTTGGGAGAGGCTTCGTACAAGGAGAAAGCGGAGCAGATTGCAGCTTCCTTCCGGGAGGCGGGCGGCGCTTCGAGAGCGGCGGAGGACATCCTGTCGTGGAGCCGGACGCTGCAGCCGCAGGTGCCTCAGGGATAA
- a CDS encoding IMP cyclohydrolase, protein MTTRAAQAERYLNSLKENVYPGRGIVIGQTPDGSKLVQVYWIMGRSENSRNRVFIQEDNGFLRTEAKDPAKLTDPSLIIYYPVKHLGGAHIVTNGDQTDTIHEALQQGGTFESALASRTYEPDAPNFTPRISGLVDLADEQFAYKLSILKSSGNTEDQTLRYTFTYEKALPGYGHCIHTYAGDGNPLPSFQGEPQLVPLANDAQTIAETYWNALNEENRISLLVKTISLETAEAELLVINKE, encoded by the coding sequence GTGACGACAAGAGCCGCACAAGCGGAACGCTATTTGAACAGCCTGAAGGAGAACGTCTATCCGGGACGGGGCATCGTGATCGGGCAGACGCCGGACGGCAGCAAGCTGGTCCAGGTGTACTGGATCATGGGCCGCAGCGAGAATAGCCGCAACCGGGTGTTCATCCAGGAGGACAACGGCTTCCTGCGCACCGAGGCCAAAGATCCGGCGAAGCTGACCGATCCTTCCCTGATCATCTACTACCCGGTGAAGCACCTGGGCGGAGCCCATATCGTAACGAACGGTGACCAGACCGATACGATTCACGAGGCACTGCAGCAGGGCGGCACGTTCGAGTCCGCGCTGGCTTCCCGTACGTACGAGCCGGACGCGCCGAACTTCACGCCGCGCATCAGCGGTCTGGTGGACCTGGCGGACGAGCAGTTCGCATACAAGCTGTCCATCTTGAAGTCGAGCGGCAACACGGAAGATCAGACGCTGCGCTACACGTTCACTTATGAGAAGGCGCTGCCGGGCTACGGCCACTGCATCCATACGTATGCGGGCGACGGCAATCCGCTGCCTTCGTTCCAGGGCGAGCCTCAGCTGGTGCCTCTGGCAAACGACGCGCAGACCATCGCTGAGACGTACTGGAACGCGCTCAATGAGGAGAACCGGATCTCGCTGCTCGTGAAGACCATCTCCCTCGAGACGGCGGAAGCCGAGCTGCTCGTTATCAATAAGGAATAG
- a CDS encoding ABC transporter ATP-binding protein, which produces MTAIQSKDLCLCYGETCIFQELSIRIPKGKVTVFIGSNGCGKSTLLRSLARLLKPQKGSIVLDGNEISRMSTKEIARRMAMLPQGPAAPDGLTVLQLVKQGRYPYQNWLQQWSKEDETMVQRALELTNMAPLAERTVDSLSGGQRQRAWIAMTLAQGTPTILLDEPTTYLDLAHQIEVLDLLYELNEREQRTIVMVLHDINLACRYADNIVAIKDRKVWAEGRPEDIVNEKLIKDVFDLESKVIEDPLFGTPMIVPVGKGKRPAAGKLPVRPVAL; this is translated from the coding sequence ATGACCGCCATTCAATCCAAAGACCTTTGCTTGTGTTACGGCGAGACCTGCATCTTCCAGGAGCTCAGCATCCGGATCCCAAAGGGTAAAGTGACCGTGTTCATCGGCAGCAACGGCTGCGGCAAATCGACCCTGCTTCGCTCGCTCGCAAGGCTGCTTAAGCCCCAGAAGGGCTCCATCGTCCTCGACGGCAATGAGATTTCGCGCATGTCGACCAAGGAGATCGCCCGCCGGATGGCCATGCTCCCTCAGGGGCCTGCCGCTCCGGATGGACTGACGGTGCTGCAGCTTGTGAAGCAGGGCCGTTATCCGTACCAGAACTGGCTCCAGCAGTGGAGCAAGGAAGACGAAACGATGGTCCAGCGGGCTCTCGAGCTGACGAACATGGCTCCGCTCGCGGAGAGAACCGTCGATTCCCTGTCCGGCGGTCAGCGCCAGCGTGCATGGATCGCCATGACCCTGGCCCAGGGCACACCGACGATCCTGCTTGACGAGCCGACGACCTATCTCGACCTTGCGCATCAGATCGAAGTGCTCGACCTGCTGTATGAACTCAATGAGCGGGAGCAGCGCACGATCGTGATGGTCCTTCACGACATCAACCTGGCCTGCCGGTACGCCGACAATATCGTCGCGATCAAAGACCGCAAGGTGTGGGCCGAAGGACGTCCCGAGGATATCGTGAACGAGAAGCTCATCAAGGATGTGTTCGATCTCGAGAGCAAGGTCATCGAGGACCCGCTGTTCGGCACGCCGATGATCGTCCCTGTCGGCAAAGGCAAACGGCCTGCAGCAGGCAAGCTGCCGGTAAGACCCGTGGCCCTCTAA
- the purD gene encoding phosphoribosylamine--glycine ligase: protein MRVLVVGGGGREHAICWALKKSPKVQELYCAPGNGGIASVAECVPIGVHQFEEIGQFALDKNIDLVVIGPDDPLAAGIVDHLERKNLKVFGPRENAAIIEGSKVFTKQLLKKYSIPTAAYESFEQYDAAAAYLDQLKAPYVIKADGLAAGKGVIIAQSKEEAETALREIMVDKIFGESGNQVVIEEFLTGQEMSILAFVDGETVKPMTPAQDHKPVFDGDKGPNTGGMGTYTPLPHIPQSIIDEAIETIVKPTAKAMVSEGRPFRGVLFAGLMITPDGPKTIEFNARFGDPETQVVLPRLQTDLLEIFLATVEGRLEEIDIQWSDEAAVCVILASEGYPGSYPKGLPIEGLESVQDAIVFHAGTAIKDGAVVTNGGRVLGVTALGRDIAEARSKAYAAADGIHFAGKHNRTDIAKKALV from the coding sequence GTGCGGGTATTGGTTGTAGGCGGCGGTGGCCGCGAGCATGCAATTTGCTGGGCGCTGAAGAAGAGCCCGAAAGTACAGGAGCTGTACTGCGCTCCGGGGAACGGGGGCATTGCTTCGGTAGCGGAGTGCGTGCCGATCGGGGTGCACCAGTTCGAAGAAATCGGGCAGTTTGCCCTCGACAAGAACATCGATCTCGTGGTGATCGGCCCGGATGATCCGCTGGCTGCAGGGATCGTCGATCATCTGGAGCGCAAGAATCTCAAGGTGTTCGGTCCCCGCGAGAATGCGGCGATTATCGAAGGCAGCAAGGTCTTCACGAAGCAGCTGCTCAAAAAATACAGCATCCCTACGGCGGCTTACGAGTCGTTCGAGCAGTATGATGCGGCTGCAGCGTATCTGGATCAGCTCAAGGCGCCTTACGTCATCAAAGCGGACGGCCTTGCGGCAGGGAAGGGCGTCATTATCGCCCAGTCGAAGGAAGAAGCCGAGACGGCGCTGAGGGAGATCATGGTCGACAAGATCTTCGGCGAGTCCGGCAACCAGGTGGTCATCGAGGAGTTCCTGACGGGACAGGAGATGTCGATCCTGGCATTCGTCGATGGGGAGACCGTGAAGCCGATGACCCCGGCGCAGGATCACAAACCGGTGTTCGACGGCGACAAAGGTCCGAATACGGGCGGCATGGGAACCTACACGCCGCTTCCGCATATCCCGCAGTCGATCATCGACGAAGCGATCGAGACGATCGTCAAGCCTACGGCGAAGGCCATGGTCTCCGAGGGGCGTCCGTTCCGCGGTGTTCTGTTCGCAGGCCTCATGATCACACCGGATGGTCCGAAGACGATCGAGTTCAACGCCCGCTTCGGCGATCCGGAGACGCAGGTTGTCCTGCCGAGGCTGCAGACCGATCTGCTCGAGATCTTCCTGGCGACCGTAGAGGGGCGCCTGGAGGAGATCGACATCCAGTGGAGCGACGAGGCGGCGGTCTGCGTCATTCTCGCTTCGGAAGGCTATCCGGGCAGCTACCCGAAAGGACTGCCGATCGAAGGGCTTGAGAGCGTGCAGGATGCCATCGTGTTCCACGCCGGAACGGCCATCAAGGACGGTGCCGTCGTCACGAACGGCGGACGGGTGCTTGGCGTCACGGCACTGGGCCGCGACATTGCCGAAGCCCGCAGCAAGGCTTATGCGGCTGCAGACGGCATTCACTTCGCAGGCAAGCATAACCGTACGGATATTGCCAAGAAAGCATTGGTGTAA
- the purM gene encoding phosphoribosylformylglycinamidine cyclo-ligase, whose protein sequence is MSDAYKQAGVDIAAGNEAVERMKKHVKTTFRPEVLTELGGFGGLFGLNKDKYEEPVLVSGTDGVGTKLKLAFAMDKHDTIGIDAVAMCVNDIIVQGAEPLFFLDYLACDKVIPEKIEAIVKGISDGCVQAGCALIGGETAEMPGMYSEGEYDIAGFTVGIVDKKKIIDGSTIRPGDVVLGLPSSGIHSNGFSLVRRLLLEQKGYKLDQALEALEGKKLGDVLIEPTRIYVKTILSLLEKVQIKGMAHITGGGFLENIPRVLPKNVNAHIQYGSWPILPIFHLMQQDGSISNNDMFRTFNMGIGMVIVVSAEEAEATLAAARELGESIYRLGEITTGEGIVTFEGAEV, encoded by the coding sequence GTGTCCGATGCATATAAACAAGCCGGCGTGGATATCGCGGCAGGCAACGAAGCGGTAGAACGCATGAAGAAACACGTCAAAACCACGTTCCGTCCTGAGGTGCTCACCGAGCTCGGCGGGTTCGGCGGCCTGTTCGGTCTGAACAAAGACAAGTACGAAGAGCCGGTCCTCGTGTCCGGTACGGACGGGGTAGGGACGAAGCTGAAGCTGGCTTTTGCCATGGACAAGCATGACACGATCGGGATCGACGCGGTAGCAATGTGCGTCAACGATATTATCGTGCAGGGCGCGGAACCGCTCTTTTTCCTCGACTACCTGGCCTGCGACAAAGTCATTCCGGAGAAAATCGAAGCGATCGTCAAAGGCATCAGCGACGGCTGCGTACAAGCCGGCTGCGCGCTGATCGGCGGCGAAACGGCGGAGATGCCGGGCATGTACAGCGAAGGCGAGTATGACATCGCTGGCTTCACGGTCGGTATCGTCGACAAGAAGAAAATCATCGACGGTTCCACGATCCGTCCGGGCGACGTCGTCCTGGGCCTGCCGTCGAGCGGCATTCACAGCAACGGCTTCTCGCTGGTCCGCCGCCTGCTGCTGGAGCAGAAGGGCTACAAGCTGGATCAGGCTCTGGAAGCACTCGAAGGCAAGAAGCTCGGCGATGTGCTCATCGAGCCAACTCGGATCTACGTGAAGACGATTCTTTCCCTGCTCGAGAAAGTGCAGATCAAAGGGATGGCCCACATCACGGGGGGCGGCTTCCTGGAGAACATTCCGCGTGTACTGCCGAAGAACGTCAATGCCCACATCCAGTACGGCTCCTGGCCGATTCTGCCGATTTTCCACCTGATGCAGCAGGATGGCTCGATCTCCAACAATGACATGTTCCGTACCTTCAACATGGGCATCGGCATGGTCATCGTCGTCTCCGCCGAAGAAGCGGAAGCGACGCTTGCTGCGGCACGTGAGCTTGGCGAGAGCATCTACCGCCTGGGCGAGATTACAACCGGCGAAGGGATCGTTACCTTCGAAGGAGCGGAAGTATGA
- the purN gene encoding phosphoribosylglycinamide formyltransferase, with product MIERLRIAVFASGSGSNFQALTDAVQSGKLDADIELLVCDKPEAPVVQRAEAAGVETFLFRPKDYPSREAYEAEILERLRDKKIGLVVLAGYMRILTHVLVDAYWGRMINVHPSLLPSFPGLHAVRQALNHGVKITGVTVHIVDGGLDSGPILAQRALVIGPEDTEETLAERIHEIEHELYPQVVQAIADGSIKLDDIATSKEKDGMKS from the coding sequence ATGATTGAACGGCTGCGCATTGCCGTGTTCGCCTCGGGAAGCGGCTCTAACTTCCAGGCGCTGACGGACGCAGTCCAATCCGGGAAGCTCGATGCCGACATCGAGCTTCTCGTCTGTGATAAGCCGGAAGCGCCTGTCGTACAGCGTGCGGAAGCCGCCGGAGTCGAAACGTTCCTCTTCCGCCCGAAGGACTATCCTTCCCGCGAAGCTTATGAGGCTGAGATTCTGGAGCGGCTGCGGGACAAAAAGATCGGGCTCGTCGTGCTCGCAGGGTATATGCGCATTCTGACGCATGTGCTCGTCGACGCCTACTGGGGCCGCATGATCAACGTGCATCCGTCGCTGCTGCCTTCTTTTCCGGGACTGCATGCGGTCCGGCAGGCCTTGAACCACGGGGTGAAAATTACCGGAGTGACGGTCCATATCGTGGACGGAGGACTCGACAGCGGTCCGATTCTGGCCCAGCGGGCGCTTGTGATCGGTCCGGAGGATACGGAAGAGACCTTGGCCGAACGCATTCATGAGATCGAACACGAGCTGTATCCTCAGGTCGTCCAGGCGATCGCGGACGGCAGCATCAAGCTAGACGATATCGCAACGAGCAAAGAGAAGGATGGGATGAAATCATGA